The nucleotide sequence TGATCAAGACAACCAATCTCTCCTCACAAAACTTACAAGAACATTCAACAGCTATTTTTCGATCTCCGGTTCCTTTCTCTAACCTTCGCCATATCAGTAAACAGCCACTACCATAGAAAACCTTccttcactatatatatatatatatatatatatatatatatatatatatatatatatatatatatatatatatatatatatatatatatatatatatatatatatatatatatatataatccctAATGATAATACTTCCACTTCTCAATCTACTTCTACTTCGCTATCCCTGTTAGTGTAGGAATAGTTATACAAGCAGCCTAGTTAAGTACCCCAAGATATgctgctgtttgtcttccttagTATTCCTTTGTAATtgtattcctctcctcttacctcccgttcctctctttcctcctcttcccctacctccttccacccctttctcctccacctcctcaatCACCATCCCGTACCTGCAGCATAGACCGCCTGTGGAGCGTCACGTGGTCTCTTCACTATCGCAACCACAACTCCACTCGCAAGTCTCTGTACATCATCCTGGGCACGTGGTGTCTCGTGGCCGTCATCTGGCTGCCGCCCTTCCTCTACGATCGCGCTGTCAACGTGTATGGCGACGGGGACTGTTACTGGGACGCCGTGCTCAACAAAAacctggtgagggagggaagagaagcggCGGTCAGAGGGTGgtagtgggaagggaaggaaggaatggggagggaaggaaagggaaagggaaaaggaggaatagatgCGTGGAGACggtgaaggaagaacagaaaatcCCATGTCAtgtggggagagaagggcaTTCATTGGTTGTTACTAAGACTACTATAATATTTACTTCTTCCACTCATCCTTACTATTTCCGCTACTACTATTTCCACAGCCACTACAACAATTTAGTTGAAATATAAACGATAATGATGAAACGACAGTAAAAAAATGTCCAAAACTGAATGATTTATTGTGTgcctgcccgcccgcccgcctgcctgccttcgCCGTGCAGGTGGTGTACGTCGGGTTCCTGGGGTACTACATGCCGCTGCTGGTGATGCTCGGTGCCTATGCCAAGATCCTGCtggtggtgaggaagagagCTGCCTCCATCAGGGACGCTGGCAGGAAGGTATGAGGACcatcctgaaacacttctgggcgtatcttcactacattcaaaaggctattattattattattattatttttttatggttttagtgataaAGTAGATTTCTATatcaacaagagaaacacttttgagaacctgAATAATcatgtggcctttaaaaattatAGTGAGAGGGCAAAGTGTTTTAGAAAACGGACTTCAGACGGGGAGGACAAAATTATCTTGAATGAGACAAGACTTAAAACTATCTATCATTCTTACTGCATTAACGTCTTCTTCCTAACTCTAAAACCTAGCACCAGATTCACACATTTTATgcatgtgtattttttctttgagCACAATTAGTTTTAGTTTTCCCAAGGCTAGTCCACTAACTTTTCACGTTAGCGACACAaactactcccagtgaggtctcaaacactggatcaggggtTGATGTGAACTCAataacctcactgaacgtttcctttcgtctcaacacaagggggcagtcacagcctatcctctaaagacaactcttccttcacacaaaactacatgcactagattacacacacacccttcactcaaaattctaaaccgcttttgactgtttggggaccggcactttttttttcttataaatttgttccccttggccggtacccctcctacataaaaaaaaaaaaaaaaaagtaaccactCCACTAACTCCTCGATACAACACATTAAATAGCTGTtctaatacaatttttttttttttatgtaggagggacactggtcaagggcaacaaaaatccaataaaaaaaatgcccactgaaatgccagtcccataaaagggtcaaaacagtagtcaaaaattgatgaataagcgtcttgaaacctccctcttgaaggaattcatgtgataggaaggtggaaatacaggagcaggcagggagttcaagtttaccagagagagggatgaatgactgagaatactggttaactcttgcgttagagaggtggacagaataggggtgaaagaagtgtcttgtgcagcgaggccgcgggaggaggggaggcatgcagttagcatacATATGAACTAAACCATGTGCCCGTCTATTAACTACCGCAACTTTCTGCCATGGACGAGGATAGCCGAGCATCCAAGCAGATCCCAGCTccggtgggggaggaggaggagggggaggcggaggCGACCAGAAGCGACTCGTGGCGGGGGCGGCGGCGACACAACCGAAGGACGACAAGCAGGAGCAGAAATTGAAACGGGAGATGAAGGCTGTGTACACGCTACTCAACATTGTGGTGATCTTCCTCCTGTGCTGGGTGCCCTTCTACATCCTCTTCgtggtaagggagagggagatgcaATGTGTGTATATGAGTGTGACCGCATTTCGTgtaatagaagaggaaaggaaagggagggaatggggagaatgtatgtacgtgtgcGCGCGTTTAGTGTAATGGGAAGGAGTGTGGAGTTTTGTGCGGATAGTAACGAGCagatcttagtagtagtagtagtgatggtaaagGTGGTGGTACTAAAGGTGGTCgtcgtagtagcagtaacagtaatagttgtagtagtaatatcagtaGTGGTAATTGTAGTAACGGTAACAACAGCGGTATTAAGGATAACTGCATAGATGTGGAGTTCATTATCATAAGAGCAAATGGCTGTTAGTTAAGGGAGCCGGCAGCAGCTCACTAGTGAAGCAACACCTGGCCTTGTGTGAGGATCCGTGTCCAGCCGAGACAAACCTGCAAGGGTGCTCCGCTCGCTTTGTTTTTAGTTCACATTACCTTCAGGGCGTGGTGTTATCAGGTGGTTGGCAGCTTTCTTCTCCTTGCACAATCATTAATAATGCATGACAGAACAGTGATGACCAGTGTTGCTACGTAATGTTCATGAAATTAtgggttaggtttgtttgttacattaggttaagttttaaTATTAGGCTATGTCACGCCAGGATAAGTTACgtttggttaagttacgtttggttaagttacgtttGGTTAAGCTACGTCAGGGTAAGCTACGTCAGGGTAAGCTACGTTAAACTTAAGTTACGCAAGGTTACGCTTaattaagttacattaggttaagttactcgGGTTCGGTTACGTTAAACTTAAGTTatgctaggttaagttacgCTAGTTAAAATTACACTAGTTCATGTTAGGGCAAGTTACGTCAAAGTTAGTTACGTCAGGATAAGCTACAAGTTACGTCAGGCTAAGTTACGtcaggctaagttaggttaggtagccAAATCAAACTAACTTCTGCTTCACACCACCCTGAATTCCCACCGGGCCGGCAAGTTtgttgtggggaaaaaaatacaaataaaatattgGGCGTGTCTCTGGGTAAATTTACCGTTTTTAGTGTAAATCACTTGCAAGTTTTTATCGTCACACTTTCTTGCTACTCCTTGACTTccacaaaacaaataagaacactGCTTTCCAAAAATATCTTTCAGCCCAAaccacacacactgtacaaGCCGCATTATTACAATTTTCCTAACCGTAACAGTTATTTTGTAACGCACTCTTAACCTTGACGCACACAGTAATTGCATGCTGCTCTCATTAACTCGAATAATACATGAGCGTGTTGTTGTCGTAATATTCTCCATCTCTAAATCCCGTTTTTTCTTCTCCCGCCTCCCCAAACTgatttcccttcccatccccgtccttcttgccttcctcctcctcctctttctcttcctccctgccatccttgcctttctccttcctgccctcctcttcctccttcctgccctcctttttcttctctgtcctccttttcctccttcctgccctcctcttccgtctctctGCCACCTTCTCcgtcatccttcctctcttcctcttcctgtcctggTCCCTGCCATCCTTccactcctattcctcctccctgccatcttcttctctgccatccatccatccatccttcctttcctactccttctcctctttctcccccccgTCCCCCCGCCACAGCTGAGTGCCTGGTTCCCGACCCTCTTCCCCCCCTGGTACGTCACGTTCAGTTACTGGATGGCTTACATCAACTCTGCCGTCAACCCGATCCTCTACCCGCTGTCCTCGCCGGAGTTCCGTCAGGCCTACAAGAAGGTGATCCT is from Scylla paramamosain isolate STU-SP2022 chromosome 9, ASM3559412v1, whole genome shotgun sequence and encodes:
- the LOC135103893 gene encoding alpha-1A adrenergic receptor-like is translated as MPLLVMLGAYAKILLVVRKRAASIRDAGRKPSIQADPSSGGGGGGGGGGGDQKRLVAGAAATQPKDDKQEQKLKREMKAVYTLLNIVVIFLLCWVPFYILFVLSAWFPTLFPPWYVTFSYWMAYINSAVNPILYPLSSPEFRQAYKKVILAMIGRA